The window TCTGTACGTCGCCGCCGGTTCCGAGGTTCCGCAGGAACCACGGGTGCCAGCCGGCCTGCGCCGGGAACGAGTCCCCGTACGTCTCGACACCGAACGCGAGCGTGAGTGAGTCCTCGGCCAGTTCGAAGGTCTGGGTCACCCGGCCCGGATACGGCCACGGCTCGGCGAGGTCGTAGTAGAACGCGGCCTGCGACTCGCCCGCCTTGGCGGTGCGCCAGGCCGTGTCACGGCCGGTGCCGTGAATGGCATGCGGCGGGGAGTTCACGGGCAGCTGATGAGGCACATCACCGTTGAGGAAGTGGCCGTACCCGGTCCGTCCGCACCACGGCACCATCGGGAAGCAGCCGTACCGCTCCCCCTGCCGCAGCAGCTCGGTACCGCCGATCCGGAGGCTGCTGATCCGGCAGCCGTTGGCGGGGTTCACGGTCAACTCGGCGTCGCCGACGGACAGCCGGACGCTCTTCTCGCTACTGCTCACACCACGACACTACTGGCGCCGCTACCTCCGGCGCCGCAGCGCCCGGCCCACCACGACCGCGGAGGCGAGCGCGAGGGCGGCCGCCGGAGCCACCCAGCGCAGGGTGGCGCCCGCAGTGGTCGGGTCGGGCGACGGCACGGGGGCGTACCGCCCGCGCGGCGGCGCGTGGTCGACCTCCTCGGCACTGCGCCCGATCATGGTCCGGCGGGCGTGCGCGGCCTCGGCGGGCGGTTCGTCGGGGACGGTGAACTCCATGTCCGCGACGGGGTCGAGCGACGGCGGGGGGACGGGCGCGTCGAAGACCGAACCGGTACCGGGGAGCGACCCGGCGTCGTCGTCCTGGGCGGGCCCGCCCTCGGGGGACGACTCTTCGGGGGACTCCCGCACCGTCGTCTCGTCCGCCGTCTCCGCGGCCTCCTCGATCGCCCGGTCCACGGCTTCGTCGACGGGCAGGTCCACGACCGCCTCGGCCGGTCCGCCGGACTCGCCCGCCGGTCCGTCGGCAGCCGGTCCGTGGGACGCCAGCGTCTCCGTCACCAGCTGCTGCGTGAAGCGGTCCAGCAGCCGGAGGGCCGCCGCGAGCGTCGCCTCGCGGTCCAGTTCCACGATGCGGCCCTGGCCGCCCGCCGAGCCCGTGAAACCGATCGTCGTACCGCCGTCCGTCTCCGTCAGGCGGATCGTCAGGGCGAGCTTCGCCGAGCCGCCGCCCCGCGCCTCGACGCCCTCGCCCTCGACGGAGATCCCGGCCCCGTCCGGCAGCGCGGCCGAAATCAGCGTGCCGCGGTATGTGATCGTGTGGCTGCCGATCCGGACCTTGAGCCGGCCTGACAGGGGGCCCGCCGACGCGTCGGCGTCCTGCTGGAGGCCCGGTACACAGCGCGCGACCCGGGCAGGATCGCCCAGCGTCCGCCGAAGGGACAGGACCGGAACCGGAACGAACACCTCATGCTCCATGGAAACCGAGCCTACTCAGGCGCGGCCGCCCCGTCAGCGCTTCCGCACCCGGAAGCGGCACTCAGCACCCAAGACCTCCCCCGCCCCCTCACGGCTCCTCCCAGTACCGCGGATGCACCAGCGTCGACGCCTGCTCCGGCAGCCGCCCCCGCTCCGCGTACCGGGCCGCGCCCGCGAGTACCCCTTCCGTCAGGGAGCGGAGCTTCGGTGCCCGGGGGGACAGGCCCAGCGCCGGGGCTCTCGGCCCCAGGCGGGCGAGGACGAAGCCCCAGCCGTGCGGGGCCTTCGCCCGGTCCGTCGTGCGGTCCGGGCCCGCCGCGAAGCCGGTGCGGCGACCGCTGACGCCGTACGGGCGGGTGCTCAGGCCCGCCGCCCGCACGGATGCCTCGACCGTCCAGAAGGTCCGCGGCCGGGCATTCGGCGGCCCCCCGTGCACCACCAGGCGGCCGCCCGGGGCCAGGGCCTCGGCGACCAGGCCGTAGAACTCCGCGGAGTACAGCTTCGTGCTCGCCGTGATGCCGGGATCGGGCAGATCGGAGATCACCACGTCGAATCCGCCGCGCCCCGCCCGCAACCAGTTGAACGCGTCGGCCGTCACGGCCGTCAGTCGCGGGTCGCGGTACGCGTGCGCGTTCAGCGCGGAGAGCGCGGGGTCCGTACGGGCCAGTCGGGTGACGCCGGGGTCGATCTCGACGAGCGTGACACTCCGTACGTCCGGGTAGCGCAGCACCTCGCGGGCGGCCAGACCGTCGCCGCCGCCCAGGATCAGCACCCGCGCGTGGCTCCCGTCCATCGCCGGGTGGACCAGCGCCTCGTGGTACCGGTACTCGTCCTGTGCGCTGACCCGCAGCCGCCCGTCCAGATAGAGGTCCAGGGATCTGCGGCCCGTCCCGGTGAGGACCACCTCCTGCACATCGGTCTGCACAGCGACCCGCACCTCGTCCCCGTACACCGCGCGCCGCGCCGCCCGCTCGAAGTCGTCGTCCAGGAGCGTGGCGGTGGCCAGCAGGGCGATCACCGACACATTGACGACGATCAGCAGCCACCGCGAGCGCGGGGTGAGGTCCCGGCGGAACACCCACAGCACCAGCGCCCCGCCCGCCGCCGCGTTGACCATGCCGGTGAGCAGCGCCCCGGTGAGCTGCCCGAGGACCGGCAGCAGCAGGAAGGGGAACGCCAGTCCGCCGACGAGCGCCCCCACATAGTCGGCGGCGAACAGATCCGCGACCGTCCCGCCCGCGTCCTGCCGGTCGACACGCTGGATCAGGGTCATCAGCAACGGGATCTCCGCACCGATGAGGACGCCTATCGCGAGCGAGAACCCGACCAGCGCGAAGCGGGACTCCCCGATCCAGGCGAACGACGCGTACAGCACGAGCGCGGAGGAGCCGCCGATCAGTGCGAGCCCCGCCTCGATCAGCCCGAAGCCCACTGCTGCGTGGCTGCGTAACCGTTTCGCGAGCAGCGAGCCGATACCCATCGCGAAGACCATCACGGACAGCACCACGGAGGCCTGGGTGACGGAGTCCCCGATCAAGTAGGAGGCGAGCGCGACCAGTTCGAGCTCGTACACCAGTCCGCAGGCGGCGCAGATGAACACGGCGGCCAGCACGAGGAGCCGGCCGGTGCGCGGCCGCACGGGGATTCGCGCCGCGCCCCCTCGCAGCGACACCTGCTGGTCGATCATGATGCGAACGCTACGTCACGACGGCGTCGCCACCTGTCACCCACAAGGGTGCAAGTGCCGCGCACGCAACGGTGTTCAGGAAATTTCAGTGAGCCACCGCCGGCGTCCGCACACCCACGCGGGTGCGGGTCACCACCAGCTGCCCCTCCTGCGGGTACGCATGCCAGGTGCGCCACCACACCTCCCCCTCCGTCCGCTGCGCGAGCATGGCGGTGAAGGCGTGCGGACTACCGGGAAACGTCCCGGCGAGCCCGTGCGGATGGTCGGTCACCAGCGCGAGGAGTTCCTGCGCACGCCCCGCGAAGGAGTCCGCGGAGAGCGTCTCGACGCGCGCCGCGAATTCGTACTCCCACTCCCCGAGCCGTTTGGCGACTCCGAGCGGCAGCGGTGTGCTGCTGCCGGGGATACAGGCCACCGTCTCGGAGCAGCTGCCGCCGTCCTCCTCGAGAAGCACCTGATGGGAGGCGCCGAGCAGACGCAGTTGCAGCTGGGCACCGCCGAGCTGGAGGTCGAGCACGGCCAGGGCGGGGAGCGGTTCGCGCCCCAGCGCCCAGGCCAGGTCGGCAGCACGGGTGTCGGAATAGGGCGTCTGGACGGTCGTGAGCATGGGTCGGCTCCGCAAAACACGCGTGGACACATGGACAGGGGACGCCCCCGTGGCGATGTACGTGGGAGGTGGGGAGCGCCCGATCAGGTCCAACTGGGGTCCGAGGGCTGGATGTTCTCTCCAACGAGGGAATCACGAAGTGCGACGATCCACAGCATTTTTGCCCAACTTGACGTGGTTTCCATCCCCTCGGGGGCCCTACGGTTCACGTGTTCACCGGGTACGCGCTGCCTGACCCAACAAAAAGGTACCCGGCGGGAGTTCACCCGCCGGGCACCCGGTGACGCGGACCAGCTGCCCCGTGTCAGCTGCCTCCGCCGCATCCGCCCCCGCCGCCGCACGACGAACCACCGCCGCACGAGGAGCCGCCCCCGCACGAGTGACCACCGGAGTGACCGCCCGAGTGACTGCTGCCTCCGCAGGACGCGCCGCCGCCGGAGTCACCTCCCGCCCACCAGCTGCCACCGGCGGCCGCGCCGCCACCCGCGCTGCGGCGCCCGGAGCGCCGGGAGGACAACGACTTGCTGCTGTTCGCCGACCGCAACATCACGACGACACAGCCGATCACAACGATCCCGGCCACAACCCCGAAGAAAGCCCCCACCGACCTCACGTCCTTCCGTCCCCCGAAGCGAGGTCCCCCGCTTCATGTTCCTTCCGCTACTTGCGTGAGTGGGGGATGCCCCCGGCCCCTCAGAGCCAAAGCAGACTTGAGCAACTTCAGAGGGTTCTATCGGGGAAACGGCCCCTGACCTGCACGTAAGCGCAGGTCAGGGGCCGCCCGGGGCTCACTGGGCCGTCTGTGGGCCGTGATCTTCCCCGAAGATGCGCTGAAACACCGAGACGATGGCGCGGCGGGCGGGCTCGCGGCCGTCAGGCATCAGGTGGCCATATGCGCTCTCAGGGATTCCGCCACGTAGTCGGGCAGCGGCACGTCCCGCGTCTTGCCAGCACCACCGACCGCCCCAGCCACTCGTTGCGCCCCGCGGGGGGCCTGGCACCCGACTTGTCGTGACGCCTTCGCGGCAGGCGTCACAACACGTCGGGTGCATTCTCCTGAGCGGGACCCTTGGATGCCGGGTGATCCGGACCGCCGGCCGGGGCGGCGGCACGCAGCGCCGCTTCGACCCGGCGGTTGCTGGTCATGGATGCCGTGACGGCCGTCATCGCCAGGAGGAGGCCGGCGGCGGCGTAGAGCGGGGTGCGGATGTCGTAGGTGGTGGCCAGCCAGCCGCCGAGGAAGGCCCCGATGGGGGCGGCGCACATGGCCAGCATGCGGGAGGTGGAGGCGACCCGGCCCATCAGGTGGGCGGGGACGATCGCCTGTCGGAGGGAGGGCGCGAGCACCATCGTGGCGCCCATGCCGGCCCCGCAGACGGCGAGCGCCAGCCCGGCGACGTACGGGTTCGGGGCAGCGGCCAGGCCCAGAATGGCAAGCCCTTCGACGGCGGCTGTGCAGGTCAGTGCGGTGCCGGTGCCGAGTCGTCGGCCAAGGTAGGAGGCGATGCCTGCACCGAACAGGCCGCCGGTGGCCTCCGCTGTGAGGAGCAGGCCGAAGCCGTAGGTGTCGATGCCCAGGCGGTCGTGCGCGAAGAGGGCGAGGACGGTCTCCACAGCGAGGAAGGCGACGTTCCCGACCGCCGGGCGGAGCGCCAGCCCGAGCAGCACCCGGTCCCGGAAGACGTACGAGGCCCCGGCCCGCGCTTGCCGAAGCAGCGACTCGCGGACCTCCGGCACGGGCCGGGGCATGGCGGGCAGCGTACGGACGAGCAGCGCGGAGAACAGGAACGACACCGCGTCGGCGAGCAGCGGAACCGCCCGCCCGAGCGCGAGCAGCGCACTGCCCGCAGGCGGCCCCGCGAAACCGGACATGGCGGTCTGGGCGCCGCGCAGGCGGGAGTTGGCGCGCTCCAGGAGCGCGGGGTCGCGGCGGAGCAGATCCGGCAGGTAGGCCGTGGCGGCCGTATCGAAGAACAGCCCGCCGAGGCCGAGCAGGAAGGCGACGGCCGCGAGCAGCGGAATGCTCAGCACGTCGAGCGCGGCCGCTGCCGCCGGTATCGCGAGCAGGACCGCACGCGCCGCGTCCGCGACCCACATCGTGCGCCGACGGTCCCAGCGATCCACCAGCGCACCGCCGAGCACCCCGAAGAGCAGCCACGGCAGCGTCCCGGCGGCCGTGACGACGGCGAGTGCCATCGGATCCCGCGTCAACGTCAATGCGAGCAGCGGCAGCGCGGCATGCGTCACCCCGTCACCGAGCGAGGACACCGTCTGCGCAGTCCACAGCCGTCCGAACCCGGTCGGCAACTTCCGGACGTCTGAGGTCACTTGGCGCCCCCTTCGGCCTGCTCGCGCGGTGTCGGGTGGAACAGTGCGAAGACGAGTGACGCGTCCGGCAGCGACGGATCGGACAGCTCCCGGTACTCGTCCGCCAGTGCCTGCAGCCGCGCCCCCAGCTCCGCGAACTGCTCCTCGGTGAGCCGCAGATGCGCCATCCGCACGTGCCGCTCGCGGTCCGCCGGCGACGCCTCCAGGTCCGCCACCGCATGGCGCATCAGCACATCCGGCCCTCCTTCGCCCGGATCCGGCAGCGCGATCGCCCGCGCGGCCATCGCGTAGTACCGCTCGGTGACCCCCCGCACCTTCCGTGTCCGTACCACCTTCACCAGGCCGGCCCGCTCCAGCAGCCGCACGTGATAGCTGGAACTCCCCTTCGCAAGGCCCACCCGCTCGGCGATCTGCGTAATCGTCGCCGGCTCGAAGCGGAGCACGGCCATGATCCGGTGGCGCGTGAGATTGGAGACGGCGCGCAGCTGCTCGTCAGTGGTGACGTGAAACGTCTCGGGAAGATCGTCGGTAGGCATGCGAGCAATGGTCAACGACTCTTGACCATTGCGCAAGGGATTTCGCACGGACTTCCAGAATCTGCCGTCCGGCGCGCGAGACCTTCCGTCAAAGCCCCCCACCCCGCTGCCGATCCGGGGAGCTGTCAAAAAAACCTTCGTCTTCTGAAGATCTCTCCCGATGGGTCGCCCAGCCCCCTCGGAGCCTTCAAAAAGCCCTTCAAAAACCTCGGGCATTCAAGAACCCCGGACCACCGTTTTCTGACACGATCCGGGGCCATGACGACCACTCAGGAGCCGGCGCACGACACCGGAGGTGTTCTGGGTCAGCTGCACATCAGCGTCTGGCATCAACGTCGGCACACACAGGCACACGCCGGCGTACAAGTGCATCCTGGCCAACAGGCCCCGGTGGCCGGGTGATCCCTCTGCGCACCCGCCTCACGTCGTGACGCCTCTCAAAGGCTTCACCGTCGCCGTACAACTATTCGTTCTGCTCGTCCGTCTGGTAGTGGACCTGCTGGATCACTCACCGTCGAAGGGCTGTTATGCGTACACATGTGACCGCGGCTCTCGTGCCCGTCCTGATCGCCGGCCTCACTCCGCTGCTGGCCTCCCCGGCGGGTGCCGTCGGGGCGAGGTACGCCGACGACTTCAACGGCGACGGCTACCGCGACCTCGTGATAGGGACGCCGTACGGCTCGCCGAACGGCGTCGACCGGGCAGGTTTCGTCAGCGTGGTGTACGGCTCGGCGACGGGCCTCGGTCCTTCCGAGCCTGCTGTGATCAGCCAGAACAGCGCCGACATCCCAGGCGCCGCGGAGGCGGACGACAATTTCGGAAACGCCTTCACCAGTGCCGACTTGGACGCAGACGGCTATGCCGACCTGGTGGTCGGCACCCCCTACGAGGATGTCGGGACCGTTCGGGACCAGGGTGCGACGACCATCCTGTGGGGCAGCCGAACAGGGCTGAGCGGTGGAGCCGGCGTGGCCAACAAGGCCGCGGCCATCGACGGCTACTTCGGCGACGTACTGGCCGCGGGAGATTTCACCGGCGACGGCTATCCGGATCTCGCGGTGGTGCAGCGGGACTACACCCTGCGCCTCTACAAGGGGCCGTTCACCCGAACCGGCGCACCCAAGGCAATCATCACCAAGAAGCTCACCATCGGCGCGGAGAAGGCGATCGCAGGAAAGATCAACAAGACGGGGGGTGTCGATCTGGTGACGGTGAACTCCGACACCACGCAGGTTCTCCTCGGCACATCGACCGGTTTCAGCGCCACCAGCAAGACCATGACCGGCGGCGAATCGGCCACTGTCGGCGACTTCGACAAGGACGGTTACGGCGATGTCGCGGTGGGGAGAGGCTGGGCCGACGTGGGGGGCGTCACAGCGGCCGGCCGGGTCGGTGTCGCATACGGCTCCTCCTCCGGACTAAGCACTACGCGCAGCACCTGGAGTATCAGCCAGTCCTCGGCCGGAGTGCCCGGGACGCCGGAGCAGTACGACCACTTCGGCTCCGACGTCTCCGCCGGTGATGTGACGGGTGACGGATACGCCGATCTCCTGGTCGGCGTCAGTTCGGAGAACAACCGAGGCGGGGCGACCGTCCTTAAGGGATCGGCAACCGGATTGAGCGGCTCCGGCGCGTGGTGGATCTCGCCGGACGCCGCAGGCATGCCGTACGCCTACGGCACCGACTTCGGCAACAGCGTGCGCATCCGGGACACGAATGGAGACAGCAGGCCGGATACGGCGATCGGCGACTGCAGCGCCAACGGGTGGCGGGGCGCGGTGTGGTCGCTGCCCTCGAACGCCACCGGTCCTGTCACCACGGGCTCGAAGATCATTCATGCGCCCGGCACCTCTGCCGGATCCGACCTGTCGACGGAGTTCGGCATCCTGCTCGGCTGACCAAGTCGCCCACTGCCGCACGAGCCGCCGAATCTGCGGCTGCCCCGGGTGGTCGGGGGAGACGCGGGTGGTCGGCCGAGAGGCTGAGCGGGACCGGCCGCGCCCGGTACGGCAGCAGAGCCCCGATACGGCAGCAGAGCCCGGACCGCGCGTCACGGTCCGGGTCCTGCCCCGTGCGGTGCCGCCCTGCGGCGGCGCTGCGTCAGCCCTGTGCGGCGTCGTCGCCCGCCTGCCCGGCGCCCTCAGCTGTGCTTGCCTTCTCGCGCATCTTGCGCACCAGCTCCGCCTTCCGGTCGGCTGCACCCTGGCGGTCGAGGTTGCGGTGCGGACCGTTGTTCTGCCGTTCGGCGCGGGACAGCCTCTTGCGCTGGCCGCCGCCCATGCCCACGGGGTTGTTGATGTTCTTGCTCACGGTCACGGGTTCTCCCGGTAATGATGTGAAGTGATCTACGGATTCATCGGTGGGGGACGGGCGGCGACGTCGAAGGGCGTCAGCAGGGGCCCATCACGCTCTCACTCGTAAATCGGCGTCTGGAAGAACATGACAAAGACGTTACCCGGTTCCGTCGGCCCCGCACACCAACCTTTCCGCCGCCCCGGCGTCGGCCGGGCCTTCGGCCAGCGCCCGAGGTCAGCCGTTTCCTTCCGGGAATCTCGGCACCCGCCGGCACCCGCCGGCACCCGCCGGTGGTCGCCGCCCGCCC is drawn from Streptomyces sp. NBC_01717 and contains these coding sequences:
- a CDS encoding aldose epimerase family protein, whose protein sequence is MSSSEKSVRLSVGDAELTVNPANGCRISSLRIGGTELLRQGERYGCFPMVPWCGRTGYGHFLNGDVPHQLPVNSPPHAIHGTGRDTAWRTAKAGESQAAFYYDLAEPWPYPGRVTQTFELAEDSLTLAFGVETYGDSFPAQAGWHPWFLRNLGTGGDVQIAFDAAWQEERGEDHLPTGRRIPAMPGPWDDCFGMPDGVDVTLTWPEQLELKVKSRAGWVVVYDEQAEAVCVEPQSGPPNGLNTAPRYVTPIEPLEIATTWSWRRL
- a CDS encoding SRPBCC domain-containing protein, whose translation is MEHEVFVPVPVLSLRRTLGDPARVARCVPGLQQDADASAGPLSGRLKVRIGSHTITYRGTLISAALPDGAGISVEGEGVEARGGGSAKLALTIRLTETDGGTTIGFTGSAGGQGRIVELDREATLAAALRLLDRFTQQLVTETLASHGPAADGPAGESGGPAEAVVDLPVDEAVDRAIEEAAETADETTVRESPEESSPEGGPAQDDDAGSLPGTGSVFDAPVPPPSLDPVADMEFTVPDEPPAEAAHARRTMIGRSAEEVDHAPPRGRYAPVPSPDPTTAGATLRWVAPAAALALASAVVVGRALRRRR
- a CDS encoding polyamine aminopropyltransferase, coding for MIDQQVSLRGGAARIPVRPRTGRLLVLAAVFICAACGLVYELELVALASYLIGDSVTQASVVLSVMVFAMGIGSLLAKRLRSHAAVGFGLIEAGLALIGGSSALVLYASFAWIGESRFALVGFSLAIGVLIGAEIPLLMTLIQRVDRQDAGGTVADLFAADYVGALVGGLAFPFLLLPVLGQLTGALLTGMVNAAAGGALVLWVFRRDLTPRSRWLLIVVNVSVIALLATATLLDDDFERAARRAVYGDEVRVAVQTDVQEVVLTGTGRRSLDLYLDGRLRVSAQDEYRYHEALVHPAMDGSHARVLILGGGDGLAAREVLRYPDVRSVTLVEIDPGVTRLARTDPALSALNAHAYRDPRLTAVTADAFNWLRAGRGGFDVVISDLPDPGITASTKLYSAEFYGLVAEALAPGGRLVVHGGPPNARPRTFWTVEASVRAAGLSTRPYGVSGRRTGFAAGPDRTTDRAKAPHGWGFVLARLGPRAPALGLSPRAPKLRSLTEGVLAGAARYAERGRLPEQASTLVHPRYWEEP
- a CDS encoding DUF2617 family protein; translated protein: MLTTVQTPYSDTRAADLAWALGREPLPALAVLDLQLGGAQLQLRLLGASHQVLLEEDGGSCSETVACIPGSSTPLPLGVAKRLGEWEYEFAARVETLSADSFAGRAQELLALVTDHPHGLAGTFPGSPHAFTAMLAQRTEGEVWWRTWHAYPQEGQLVVTRTRVGVRTPAVAH
- a CDS encoding MFS transporter is translated as MTSDVRKLPTGFGRLWTAQTVSSLGDGVTHAALPLLALTLTRDPMALAVVTAAGTLPWLLFGVLGGALVDRWDRRRTMWVADAARAVLLAIPAAAAALDVLSIPLLAAVAFLLGLGGLFFDTAATAYLPDLLRRDPALLERANSRLRGAQTAMSGFAGPPAGSALLALGRAVPLLADAVSFLFSALLVRTLPAMPRPVPEVRESLLRQARAGASYVFRDRVLLGLALRPAVGNVAFLAVETVLALFAHDRLGIDTYGFGLLLTAEATGGLFGAGIASYLGRRLGTGTALTCTAAVEGLAILGLAAAPNPYVAGLALAVCGAGMGATMVLAPSLRQAIVPAHLMGRVASTSRMLAMCAAPIGAFLGGWLATTYDIRTPLYAAAGLLLAMTAVTASMTSNRRVEAALRAAAPAGGPDHPASKGPAQENAPDVL
- a CDS encoding ArsR/SmtB family transcription factor translates to MPTDDLPETFHVTTDEQLRAVSNLTRHRIMAVLRFEPATITQIAERVGLAKGSSSYHVRLLERAGLVKVVRTRKVRGVTERYYAMAARAIALPDPGEGGPDVLMRHAVADLEASPADRERHVRMAHLRLTEEQFAELGARLQALADEYRELSDPSLPDASLVFALFHPTPREQAEGGAK
- a CDS encoding FG-GAP repeat protein, with amino-acid sequence MTAALVPVLIAGLTPLLASPAGAVGARYADDFNGDGYRDLVIGTPYGSPNGVDRAGFVSVVYGSATGLGPSEPAVISQNSADIPGAAEADDNFGNAFTSADLDADGYADLVVGTPYEDVGTVRDQGATTILWGSRTGLSGGAGVANKAAAIDGYFGDVLAAGDFTGDGYPDLAVVQRDYTLRLYKGPFTRTGAPKAIITKKLTIGAEKAIAGKINKTGGVDLVTVNSDTTQVLLGTSTGFSATSKTMTGGESATVGDFDKDGYGDVAVGRGWADVGGVTAAGRVGVAYGSSSGLSTTRSTWSISQSSAGVPGTPEQYDHFGSDVSAGDVTGDGYADLLVGVSSENNRGGATVLKGSATGLSGSGAWWISPDAAGMPYAYGTDFGNSVRIRDTNGDSRPDTAIGDCSANGWRGAVWSLPSNATGPVTTGSKIIHAPGTSAGSDLSTEFGILLG
- a CDS encoding DUF6243 family protein, producing the protein MTVSKNINNPVGMGGGQRKRLSRAERQNNGPHRNLDRQGAADRKAELVRKMREKASTAEGAGQAGDDAAQG